In the genome of Deltaproteobacteria bacterium, the window AAGAAACGGAAAGAAGGTTTCAACGAAGCGTATGCCAGAGAACTTCTCCAGAATCAGGATAAGTTGGCCAATGAAACCGGAGTTCAGGGCATGGCGGACATCGTGGCCAACACGGGAGAGGAGTTTAAGCGATTCATCGATTTTGTGGTGGAGAACTCGACAATGCCTTTCTGTGTCGACGCGTGGGTCATGAAGCCCAAACTGGAAGGCGTCAAATACTGTGCGGATCAAAATCTCATGGACCGCATGTTTACCGTGTGGGAGCAAGACCTCGAGACGGAGATTAAAGAGATCGCGGCCATGGGCGTAAAGAACGTGTTGCTCGTTGCTTTTGATCAGGAAGACCAAATGCCGAGCGGCCGGATTTCGGGTACGCAGAAACTCCTGGACGCCATTGAAAAAGCCGGAGCCAAATTCAATACCATCGTAGATACGTCCGTTATGAACGGGCCCGCCACAGCGTTCTGTTCCATTGCCAACCGGATGGTCAAGGAAAAATGGGGTTTCCCGGCTTCAAGCGCCCCCAGCAACGGCTCCTACATGTGGAAAGCCGCACGGGAGATGTGGGGATTCAAGGGGTGGAGCGCTACGGACGCGGCCCTCGAGAGTCTGGCGGCGTTTACGTTCCACGACATGATTTTTAGCGGTCCCATGGCCGGAGCGGCGCGTCTGTTTCCCGCGGTTGCCCTGACCGAAGCGTTCCTGGCCGCCTATGTTTTCGGAGAAACAAAGAAGCTGCCGGCATTGGAGACGCATCCGCTGTACAAGCTATTCCCGGACTTCGCAGAGCAGCTGAAGGGTATGCAATAACAAAACAGCCTGCCGGCAAGGCAGGATGATGCACGCTGTTGACAAAAATCCAGTTAGAGGAAAGGAGTGGCGATTAATGGCCGATTTGACACCTAAAGAACGCGTAATGAGGTTGCTGAAAAAAGAACCCATCGACACCATGCCTTTTTTCAGTGGCATGGGCATGGTGGTTATGCCTGGGATCAAGAAGAGCGGATATAAGTTCGCCACCGTGCATACGAGCGCCGAACGTCTGGCCAGGTCGGCGATCTGGTCCGCGCGGTTGATGGGATTTGACTGTGCGGTGGTTCCCTATGATATGACGATGGAATCGGAAGCCATGGGCAACAAGATCAGCCTCTATGAGAATTCCGAAGACATTCTGTACCCGACCATTCCCCACAAACAGTGGAAGTCCATGGACGAAGTGGTGATTCCCGACGACATCATGAGTCGAGGTCGCTTGCCGCTCGTGTCCGAGGCCATCAAGATTATCAAGAAAGAAGCGCCGGAACTCGCCGTCGGCGCTTGGGTGCTGGGTCCGTTCACGCAGATCGGACAGATCCTCGAGCTGGACATGATCCTCAAGGCCGTGTTTAAAGAGAAGGCCAAGGTCGAGTCTTTGTTGGCCAGAATGTCGGATTTGTGCATTCTGGAAGGCCAGACATGGCAGAAAGCCGGCTGCGACTACATCACCTTGAGAGAGCCCGGTGTTGCAGCGGACCTGTTGAGTCCACGAACCTTCCGCGATGTGATCAAACCCTGCCTGACCCGTATTATCGACGGGTGGAAGTCACCCAAACTGCTCCACATCTGCGGCTCTACGGATCCTCTGATCGAAATGATGAACGAATGTCATGCGGACGGTCTGACCGTGGACATCAAATGCAATATCAAGGAAGCGCGGAAGAAACTGGGTAACAACGTATTGTTGATGGGCAACCTCGACACGTACAACATCACCTGCAAACCGGAAACCACCAAGGACCAGGTTGTGGCCGCCATCAAGCAGACGATCGAAAACGGTGTGGATGCCGTCATGCCCGGATGCGATTTGTGGCCGGATATCAAAGAAGAGAACATGTTGGCTTGCGTCGAGACGACGCATAAGTATGGAAGAAAGCCCAGCCCGGCAGTGGGAAGGCTCTAAAATAAGTTGCTAAAGGAGAACCGATTATGGCGACAAAAGAAGAGATTATGAAACATCTCAGCGACGGTGTGGTGAACTATCAGGAAGAGGAAGTCAAAGAGTGGGCGCAAAAAGCGTTGGATGAAGGCGTTCCTGCGCTCCTGGCCATTATGGACGGTCTGGCCGCAGGCATGGAAATCGTTGGTGATCTGTACGAGCGCAACGAATACTTCGTGCCGGAAGTATTGATGTGCGCGGATGCGCTGTACGCCGGGCTGGATATCCTTCGTCCGCATGTTCCGGAACATGACACCGAGGTCAAAGGCCAGGTGGTGATTGGTTCCGTCCAGGGTGACGTTCACGACATCGGCAAGAATCTGGTCAAGATGATGTTCGACGTGGGCGGGTTTACGGTTCACGACCTCGGCCGTGACGTGCCCCTCGAGAATTTCGTGGAAGAGCAGCTCCGCACGGATTCCGAGATCGTGGCCATGAGCGCCATGATGACCACCACCATGCTCGGCATGAAGAAAGTCATCAAAATGATCAAGGAAAAGAACCCGAACGTGGCCATTATGCTCGGAGGAGCCCCGGTGACCAAAGACGTATCCAAGCTCTTCGGAGCGGATGGATACGCCGAAAGCGCGGGCAACGCCGTGTCCGAAGCGATCAAGATGATCGGCCGTCTGCGTGAAGTCCAATCGGGACAGGTGTAACGGACTCCATTCGACAGCGGCGAAAACAGGGAGAGCCGCTTTAAAACGGCTCGTCCTGCCGGTCGGACAATGTACCGCGGCGGTGTAGTTTTCGTGTCCCCTGTTTGACCTCGTGTCGAACGGTGGGGGTGGTTTCTCCCAGGGGGAGCGAATGCGAAATCGGGCGCCTTTTTGTGGGGAGCGGGAAACATCCTGCGACAACGGCGTCGTATGACCGGCCGGTTATGGGACCGGCTTAACAGTAAGAACGTTCGCCGTCCTGAAAGTGACAGATCATAATCTCGGAGGAAACAACTTAATGGCAATAGACGACACGGCAATGGTCATCTTCCAGCCGTCGGCGCGCAGGGGACGCGTGAAGAAAGGTGTGAACATCATAGAAGCGTCCAGGGAGTTGGGCGTGGACATCGAGGCTCTGTGCGGAGAGAAGAAAGTCTGCGGAAAATGCAAGATTCGCATCGAGGAAGGCTATTTCGAGAAGTACGGCATCGAGTCCCACATGTCCCACGTGTCGGAATGGAAGGAAGAGGAAGACAAGTTCATCAAAGGAGTCGAGAAGGAACAGGGCTACAGGCTGGGGTGCGTGGCTGAGATCCTGGACGATGTACTCGTGTTTGTACCTGAAGAGTCGCGTGCCGGTAAGCAGGTGGTCAGCAAGGCCGCCCGCGACATCTACATCAAACTCGATCCTGCGGTTAAGATGTACTACGTGGAATGTAGTCCGCCGACGTTCGAGGATCCTTTGGGGGACCTCGAGCGCATTGAAGACCAGCTGACCCGGGAGTACGGCCTGAAGGAACTGAGCGTGGACATCTTTTGTCTGCGTCAACTTCCCATGGCGATTCGGGAGGGGGGTTGGAAGGCCACGGTGGCGGTTTGGAATGATAAGGAAATCATCCGTGTGCTTCCCGGCAAGGTGGAGAACCACTGGGGGCTGGCCGTGGACGTCGGCACCACCACCGTGGCCGGATATTTCTGTAACTTGGCCACGGGCGCCGTATTTACCACCCGATCCATGATGAATCCTCAATGCAAGTACGGCGAGGACGTCATGGCGCGTATCACGTATCACATGATGAACGAAGACGGCCTGGAGAAGATGAGCAATGAAATCATCCAGGGACTGAACACCATTATTGACGACGTGATCACGGCTACTTATCCCCCGAAAAAGAAAAAGAAGAAAGGGGAAGAAGAGCCCGACGACGAGCTCGAGGACACGGTAGAACGGGACGTATACCCGTGTCTCAATAGAGAAGACGTGGTGGACATGACCATTGTGTTTAACACCGCCATGCACCACATCTTGTTGGCCTTGAATCCTGAGTTTGTGGGATTGGCGCCATTTCCCCCCGTGCTGCACAAGAGCCTCGATATTAAAGCCCGCGATCTGAACCTCAAGATCAACAAGAGCGCCTACGTTCATGTGCTGCCAAACGAGGCCGGATTTGTGGGTGCGGACAATGTGGGCGTACTCATAGCCGAGGAGCCGTACAAACACGAAGAGATAGAGCTTCTTATCGACATCGGCACCAACGGCGAGCTGGTGCTGGGTAACAAACACAAGCTGATCTCTTCGTCCTGCGCCACGGGGCCGGCCCTGGAAGGAGCTCAGCTCTCTTTCGGTATGCGGGCGGCGCCGGGAGCTATCGAGCGCATCGAAATCGATCCGGAAACCCACGAGGTCAATTACAAGGTTATCGGGCACGATGCCTTTTCCAAGTACGCCGAAAAGAAAGACCTGAAGACCAAGGGTATTTGCGGATCGGGGATCCTGGATGTACTGGCGGAACTTTACCGCTCCGGTGTCATCAATAAAGCAGGCCGTTTCAGCTCGGCGCAGAAATCCAATCGCTACCGGGTGAATCCGGAAACCAAACAACCGGAATTCGTAATCGCCTGGGCCGATGAGACTTCCATTAAGAAGGACGTGGTGATCAGTCAGAAAGACGTCCGGCAGATCCAGTTGGCCAAGGGCGCTTTACATTGTGGATGCCTACTGATGATGCGCCGGATGGACATCGACGCTGTGGATACCATAAAGATTGCGGGCGCGTTCGGTACACACGTGGACCGGACCAAGGCCTTGGTAATGGGGCTGTTCCCGGATTGCGAGATCGAGAAAATCCACTCTGTCGGTAACGCGGCGGGCGACGGAGCGCGGTGCGCGCTGTTGAACAAAGAAAAACGCGTGGAAGCCAACTGGGTGTCCCGGAACGTGGAGTACATCGAGTTGACGGTGGAGAAGGACTTCCAGCAGCAGTTCATGGAAGCTATGCAGATACCGCATATGAAGAATCCCTTCCCCCATTTGGAGGGTGTTGTACCGTCCGAAATCCTTCATCAAAAATAGGAAAAGCAGATCTTGCGCCCCCAGGGTTCTCCCTGGGGCGCATTTCAACCAATTATGAAAAAAGTACATGTAGATCCGGGTATTTGTGGCTTTGAATGTACCATAACAACCGTAAGGCGGGACCGACAGATCGTCCAGTTGACGATTGAAAGCGAATGCAAGCAGATCCAAAAACTTGCGGAGGCGGTGAAGGAGCTGGAGTTGCGGGACATCGTGGGAAAGCCGTTCGGCCAAAGCGGATTGGTTTCCGCGGCTGGTCGGTGCAAGCTCCACGCCGCGTGTCCGATTCCCACAGCTTGCATCAAAGCGGCGGAGGCGGAATTGGAAATGGCGCTTCCCCGGACCGTAACCATCGAATTCCAGCAGGAATGACCGGGCGGGAAGAGGATATCGTCCTCAGCCGTCGGTCGCCACACCGCCGGAGCATGGTGGATGGTGTTAGTAAACGGACGTTCGATGAGGCGCCCTCAGGTTACGTT includes:
- a CDS encoding DUF4445 domain-containing protein, which produces MVIFQPSARRGRVKKGVNIIEASRELGVDIEALCGEKKVCGKCKIRIEEGYFEKYGIESHMSHVSEWKEEEDKFIKGVEKEQGYRLGCVAEILDDVLVFVPEESRAGKQVVSKAARDIYIKLDPAVKMYYVECSPPTFEDPLGDLERIEDQLTREYGLKELSVDIFCLRQLPMAIREGGWKATVAVWNDKEIIRVLPGKVENHWGLAVDVGTTTVAGYFCNLATGAVFTTRSMMNPQCKYGEDVMARITYHMMNEDGLEKMSNEIIQGLNTIIDDVITATYPPKKKKKKGEEEPDDELEDTVERDVYPCLNREDVVDMTIVFNTAMHHILLALNPEFVGLAPFPPVLHKSLDIKARDLNLKINKSAYVHVLPNEAGFVGADNVGVLIAEEPYKHEEIELLIDIGTNGELVLGNKHKLISSSCATGPALEGAQLSFGMRAAPGAIERIEIDPETHEVNYKVIGHDAFSKYAEKKDLKTKGICGSGILDVLAELYRSGVINKAGRFSSAQKSNRYRVNPETKQPEFVIAWADETSIKKDVVISQKDVRQIQLAKGALHCGCLLMMRRMDIDAVDTIKIAGAFGTHVDRTKALVMGLFPDCEIEKIHSVGNAAGDGARCALLNKEKRVEANWVSRNVEYIELTVEKDFQQQFMEAMQIPHMKNPFPHLEGVVPSEILHQK
- a CDS encoding tetrahydromethanopterin S-methyltransferase produces the protein MFQLATKQQVVDIGGVKVGGQPGEYPCVLCSSIFQKGDRVFEGKKRKEGFNEAYARELLQNQDKLANETGVQGMADIVANTGEEFKRFIDFVVENSTMPFCVDAWVMKPKLEGVKYCADQNLMDRMFTVWEQDLETEIKEIAAMGVKNVLLVAFDQEDQMPSGRISGTQKLLDAIEKAGAKFNTIVDTSVMNGPATAFCSIANRMVKEKWGFPASSAPSNGSYMWKAAREMWGFKGWSATDAALESLAAFTFHDMIFSGPMAGAARLFPAVALTEAFLAAYVFGETKKLPALETHPLYKLFPDFAEQLKGMQ
- a CDS encoding corrinoid protein; protein product: MATKEEIMKHLSDGVVNYQEEEVKEWAQKALDEGVPALLAIMDGLAAGMEIVGDLYERNEYFVPEVLMCADALYAGLDILRPHVPEHDTEVKGQVVIGSVQGDVHDIGKNLVKMMFDVGGFTVHDLGRDVPLENFVEEQLRTDSEIVAMSAMMTTTMLGMKKVIKMIKEKNPNVAIMLGGAPVTKDVSKLFGADGYAESAGNAVSEAIKMIGRLREVQSGQV
- a CDS encoding methyltransferase; the protein is MADLTPKERVMRLLKKEPIDTMPFFSGMGMVVMPGIKKSGYKFATVHTSAERLARSAIWSARLMGFDCAVVPYDMTMESEAMGNKISLYENSEDILYPTIPHKQWKSMDEVVIPDDIMSRGRLPLVSEAIKIIKKEAPELAVGAWVLGPFTQIGQILELDMILKAVFKEKAKVESLLARMSDLCILEGQTWQKAGCDYITLREPGVAADLLSPRTFRDVIKPCLTRIIDGWKSPKLLHICGSTDPLIEMMNECHADGLTVDIKCNIKEARKKLGNNVLLMGNLDTYNITCKPETTKDQVVAAIKQTIENGVDAVMPGCDLWPDIKEENMLACVETTHKYGRKPSPAVGRL